In Phycisphaerae bacterium, the genomic window AAACCCATCTCAAGCGCGGCGGCACCCTGATCAACATCAACATTGTCGATGCCGAGCAAATCCGCGCCGCGCACCGCGAGCCGGAACGGTTCCCCGACCTGGTGGTCCGGGTCACCGGCTTTACCGCATATTTCATGACCTTATCGCCCGAATTCCGCCAGCTGGTCGTCGACCGATTGATCACCAGCTGAACAATTTCTCAGGAGGTGCCCTGTGAAAATCACCGGCATGCACACCATCGTGGTTGGCAATCCGTGGAAAAACTGGCTCTTCGTCAAACTGACGACCGACGAGGGGATCACCGGACTGGGTGAATGTACGTACGGCCTGGGCACGCGGGCGGTCGAAGCGATGCTCGAGGAAATGCGCGCCCTGATCATCGGGGAAGACCCAACCCGGATTGAAGGCCTTGGCGACACGTGGCAAAAAGCCCTGTTCCTGGTGCACGGGCCGATTATCTCCGCCGCGCTCAGCGGCCTGAACATCGCCTGCTGGGACATCGCGGCGAAAGCGGCCGGATTGCCGCTTTACCGATTGTTAGGCGGCCAAACACGCCCCCGGATCCGGGCTTATGCCAACGGCTGGTACCAGGGTCCGCGCGAACCGTCTTTTTTCGCCGAACGAGCCGCCGAGGTCGTCACTATGGGCTACACCGCTCTCAAGTTCGATCCTTTTGGTCACGCCTACCAGTTTCTGGAGCCTGCCGAGAAAAAGAAATCGATGGCGATTGTCGCTGCGGTGCGCGATGCTGTCGGAGACGAGATCGACCTGATGATCGAGGCGCACGACCGTTTCAGTGTGGCGACCGCTGTCCGGATCGGACGTCTGCTCGAAGCATACCGTCCGATGTGGTTCGAGACACCGGTCTTGTCTTACGACATCGCGGCGACACTGGATGTGGCGCGCGCCATACCCGTTCCGGTTGCTTCCGGCGAACGCTTCACATCCCTGAACCAGTTGTCTGAACTGCTGCAGGGTCGGATCGTATCCATTGCCCAGCCGGAGACGCTCCGGATCGGCGGCGTTTCCGGACTACTTAAGGCTGGCGCGATCGCGCACGGCTATGGCGCCCATCTGGCGCCGCACAGCGCCCAGAGCACGTTTACGACCGCCGTCAACACGCATCTTGGCGTGGTGATTCCCAATGTGCTGATCCAGGAATGCTTCGACGACTTTCATGTCGCCTGGGCCCGGGATGTGTTGTCCGGCTGTCCCTGGGTCGTGCAGGGATTCTTGCAGCCGGGCGAGCAGGCCGGTATCGGGGTCGAGCTGGACGAGTCGGAAGCGGCCAAGCACCCTTATAGTCCGAAACATCGCCTGCGCCTTTTTGAGGCTGGCTGGGAATGGCGCGGGTCACGGCCTTCCTGAACCAGGCCTATCGCGCCCGCGGATCTTCGGGGTCGTAGTCCGACCAGTCGACCAGCCAGGGCTTTTCGGTGCGGAAGGGCGTCTTGAACTTGTTCTCGAGAATGCCACGCTTTTCCATGTTGACCATGCAGGCGCGGATGCAGCCGCGTCCGCCGCAGATCGCTTCGCCGTGCGTGAAGGTGTTGGCCGGCTTCTTGTAGAATGGCGTGTATGGGGACGGCTTGAAGTCGTCGC contains:
- a CDS encoding mandelate racemase/muconate lactonizing enzyme family protein translates to MKITGMHTIVVGNPWKNWLFVKLTTDEGITGLGECTYGLGTRAVEAMLEEMRALIIGEDPTRIEGLGDTWQKALFLVHGPIISAALSGLNIACWDIAAKAAGLPLYRLLGGQTRPRIRAYANGWYQGPREPSFFAERAAEVVTMGYTALKFDPFGHAYQFLEPAEKKKSMAIVAAVRDAVGDEIDLMIEAHDRFSVATAVRIGRLLEAYRPMWFETPVLSYDIAATLDVARAIPVPVASGERFTSLNQLSELLQGRIVSIAQPETLRIGGVSGLLKAGAIAHGYGAHLAPHSAQSTFTTAVNTHLGVVIPNVLIQECFDDFHVAWARDVLSGCPWVVQGFLQPGEQAGIGVELDESEAAKHPYSPKHRLRLFEAGWEWRGSRPS